Below is a window of Tolypothrix bouteillei VB521301 DNA.
ATCGCACTCCTGAAGGAATGGACATTTTCACCGGTCCATCGAGAGTGGGTGCTTCTACTTGTCCTCCCAAAACTGCTTCGGTTGGAGTCACGGGTACTTGGCAGAGAATGTTTGAGCCTTCTATCTTAAACAGGGGATGTGGGTCAACCGTAATTTTTAAATATAAATCGCCTCCATTGATACCTTGGTTTTTCAGACGAATTGTTTGACCCGTCACCATGCCTGATGGCATGCTCACCTCTAGCGATCGCCCATCTTCCAAACGAATTCTCTCAGTTCCACCCCTATAAGCTTTCTCTAAAGGTAAGGTCAATCTTGCTTCTATATCCCGACGGCTGGAGCGGGAGTTGACTGTAACGTATTCTTTTGTTCTTGGGCTGCGGAATGGATCGCTGTCAGTATTGTTGGTTGAAGAACCGTTTCTGTCTCTACGAATGCCAACACCAATGACTTGATTGATAAAACTATCAAACTCAGAATAATTACCAAAGTCTACCTTTTCACTCGAGCGACCGTTAGAGCGGCTATCCACCCAACGCTTATCTTGTGGTGCTTGTTTGTCAAACCCTTTTTGTTTCCAAAAGCGACTAAACTGATCGTATTGTGCTCGTTTGGTAGGATCGGAAAGAACTTCATATGCCTCTCCGATGACCTTAAATTTTTCTTCTGCTGCTTTGTTTCCCGGATTCAGGTCTGGATGGTACTGTCGCGCTAGACGTCGGTAATTTTTCTTAATTTCTTCATTGGAGGCATCTTTAGTGACTCCCAAAATTTCGTAATAATCTCGAAAGTTCTGCAAATTCTGCATAATAATATTTTAATTTAGATTTTTAACGGTTATTCATTATTGAACTGTACTTACCTAATACAAATTCCCAATAGTCAAATCCGCATGCTGACTCAACTATAGGTTTTTCCTTCAATGAAAAGGAGTCTCTTACTGTCAGCGGGCGAGACACCTCGCCATAAAGATAACTCCTTTATTTGAAGTCACTCAACGGTTTTACAACCAATCGTCATCATCATCCCAATTATCTTCGTAGCTAGGACGAGATCTGCGAGAAGAACCACCATCATAGGACGAACGACCACCTCTGTCATAGTCCCTGCGATCGGAGTCCCGACTGCTGTAGTCCCGACCACCGGAGTCCCGACTACTGTAGTCTCTACTACCGTAGTCCCGACTACCGTAGTCCCGACTACCGGAGTCCCGACCACCATAGTCCCGACTGCTGTAGTCCCGACCACCATAGTCTCTACTACCGGAGTCTCTGCCATAGTAATCGCGATCGCGTTCCCGTTCTTTATCGCCAGTAAAGATTTCGCGGATAGTACCAAACAAATCATCCTCTTCATCTTCTGCGTAGTACTGACGAACTTCGCGATTTAGATCGTACAGAGCGTCTTGTAAGTCAGCGTATGCTTGGTCAATACCTCGGTCATCATCTGCTTGTAAACTCTCTCGTAGTTCTCGGCAAATGTTATCAATTTTTTGGCGACGGTTGCGGGCAAATTGCATACCAAAATCCAAAGCCACTTCTCTGAGTTGTCGTTCTGCCTGTAATATTAAGGCTTCGGATCGAGTCCGCTTTTCTACCCGTTCTTTACGCTGTCTGTCAACTTCCGCATATCTCTCTGCATCCTGAATTGCCTTCCTAATCTCTGACTCAGTTAGGGTGGAAGCACCTTGTATTGTGATGCTTTGTTCTCGACCTGTGGTTCGATCCAGGGCTGTGACCTGTAAAATACCGTTAGCGTCTATATCAAAAGAGACTTGAATTTGAGGTATTCCACGCGGTGCTGGCGGGATACCATACAACTTGAAACGTCCTAAAGATTTGTTATCAGATGCCATTTCTCGTTCGCCCTGAACGACGTGAATCTCTACACTGTTTTGGTTATTTTCAGATGTTGAAAAAATATCAGAGCGACGAACCGGTATAGTGGTGTTGCGGGGAATCAGTTTTTTCATCACGC
It encodes the following:
- a CDS encoding DnaJ C-terminal domain-containing protein, translating into MQNLQNFRDYYEILGVTKDASNEEIKKNYRRLARQYHPDLNPGNKAAEEKFKVIGEAYEVLSDPTKRAQYDQFSRFWKQKGFDKQAPQDKRWVDSRSNGRSSEKVDFGNYSEFDSFINQVIGVGIRRDRNGSSTNNTDSDPFRSPRTKEYVTVNSRSSRRDIEARLTLPLEKAYRGGTERIRLEDGRSLEVSMPSGMVTGQTIRLKNQGINGGDLYLKITVDPHPLFKIEGSNILCQVPVTPTEAVLGGQVEAPTLDGPVKMSIPSGVRSGQRFRLAQKGYPKENGERGDQLVEIQIVAPKNITQQERELYEKLRQLENFKPRADLLK